The proteins below come from a single Tenuifilum thalassicum genomic window:
- a CDS encoding SDR family oxidoreductase, with protein MKVLVTGANGIIGKNVAKALTKISGIEVYATSLKKLSIDIATTFTSNLLIADVNLMIDEIHPDVVVHCAAVSSPDACEVDRYACHRLNVELTKRLLSACIDYNAHLVFLSTDFVFDGEKGNYSEEDTTNPINYYGESKLEAEKIICRSTENHTIVRTSLVYGYETKLSRPNIVSRVIDNLQRGKPYKVPTDQIRKPTYVGDLADAIGQICINKPKGIFHISGDEETTVSNFARKIAKALQLDESLIQETTSSQIAQAAPRPLNTTLNIEKIKSTINYSPKSIDLALSEMFKK; from the coding sequence ATGAAAGTTTTAGTTACAGGTGCAAACGGAATTATAGGTAAAAACGTAGCCAAAGCACTTACAAAAATATCCGGCATCGAAGTTTATGCAACTTCGTTAAAAAAGTTAAGTATTGATATCGCAACAACATTCACTTCAAATCTTCTTATTGCTGATGTCAACCTTATGATTGATGAAATACACCCCGATGTTGTTGTTCACTGCGCAGCCGTCTCAAGCCCCGATGCTTGTGAGGTAGATAGATATGCATGCCACAGATTAAATGTTGAACTTACAAAACGGTTGCTTTCGGCTTGTATCGACTACAACGCTCATCTGGTATTTTTATCTACCGATTTTGTATTTGATGGGGAAAAAGGAAACTACTCTGAGGAAGATACAACCAACCCAATTAACTATTACGGGGAGTCAAAACTTGAAGCAGAAAAAATTATTTGTCGCTCCACAGAGAATCATACAATTGTAAGAACATCCCTTGTTTATGGTTACGAAACCAAACTATCAAGGCCAAATATTGTTAGTAGAGTTATTGACAACCTTCAAAGGGGAAAACCTTATAAAGTTCCTACCGATCAAATAAGAAAACCAACCTACGTAGGTGACTTGGCTGATGCTATTGGACAAATATGCATAAACAAGCCCAAAGGAATATTTCACATTTCAGGCGATGAAGAAACTACAGTTTCAAACTTTGCTAGAAAGATTGCAAAAGCATTACAATTAGACGAATCGTTAATACAGGAAACCACATCAAGCCAGATTGCCCAAGCTGCCCCCCGACCACTTAACACAACCCTTAATATCGAAAAAATAAAGTCGACTATTAACTATTCCCCGAAATCTATTGATTTGGCTCTTAGTGAGATGTTTAAGAAATAA
- the rpsO gene encoding 30S ribosomal protein S15 has protein sequence MNYLTAEQKKEIFEKYGKSNTDTGSPESQIALFSYRINHLTEHLKVHRKDYGTQRALLKLVGKRRRLLDYLKDNDIERYRKIIKELNLRK, from the coding sequence ATGAATTATTTGACGGCCGAACAAAAAAAAGAGATTTTTGAGAAGTACGGGAAGTCCAATACCGATACTGGTTCACCAGAAAGCCAGATCGCGCTATTCTCCTACCGTATCAACCATTTAACAGAGCATTTGAAAGTACATCGCAAGGATTATGGGACACAACGCGCTCTGTTGAAGTTGGTGGGTAAACGCAGGAGATTATTGGATTACCTAAAAGACAACGATATTGAAAGATATCGAAAGATTATTAAGGAATTAAATCTGAGAAAGTAA